From the Malaclemys terrapin pileata isolate rMalTer1 chromosome 11, rMalTer1.hap1, whole genome shotgun sequence genome, the window AATGAACTATCATCAGAAACAAATCTATCATGCTGCTGGTCTGGAAGATCCAGCTTCTCGCTACTTTCCACTGATGCCTCTTTATCATCAACATTCTCTTCAATTATTACACTGACATCTTGAGTCAATTCTTGTCTAGATTCATCTTCCTCTTGTTTAACTACTTTCTGCATTTCATTTTCTACAGTCTTATCTTTTTCTTGTATTGGATTATTCTTTATTTCTTCACTGCACTTAATTGTTTGGGTTTCTACCTGTGTTCTCTCATCTTCCATCAACTCACCTctactttcctttcctttcctagaTTCATCCCACATTTCTGTGTTTGACTCCTCAATTTCATGATCGCTGGGACAAGGAACTAAAATAGTTTCTTGGGACTGACTCTCTTTCATGACATCTTGGTCCTGCCCTGTCTGATGCGATACACCCTCTTTTACCTCTGCAAATTCATCTAGGGATGCCACAGGTTCCTCTTCTTCCACCCTTTTGTTTTCAGAATCTGGTTGTACATCCAACATGCCTGTCAATTCTTCCATCTTTCCTATGTCTTTTGTTTGTCCCTTCCCAGCAATATCCTTCTCATTCTCTGCCTCATCTTGCATATCTCCTTCCTCTTCCGCTAATATCAGATCGCTCTTTGAAAAAGTGGATAGAGTATGTGTTTCATCTGGCTTTTGTTCTTTTACAATTGTATCTGGTGTGACCTCACTTTCACATGTTGCTTCTCCCTCATCTTCCACAGAATCTACTTCTTTCCTTCCCTGACTCGGAACTGTATTTCCAGTCTTATTTTCTTCTTCGGCTGTAtcactctcatttttaccactcCCTACTTTACTAATTGTTCTGTCTATGCACCCTTCATCTTCATCAAGCTGTTTCTCCAAGCTACTCATAACCTCATTTTCAGTGCTTTCTTCTGCTTGACAGAGACTTTCAGTGTGAGCCTCCACATGTGATTCTTCATTACCTGTACCTGCTCTTGCACCTTCTGGTGATCCTGACTGTTCAGAAGCTGATGCATGGCTGCTAACCACAAAATCAAGAGCTTCCTGAAATATTTCAATACTGTCTTCTCTCTGGCAAATTGTAAAATCCTCTTGTTGTACTTTCTGCTCTTGTGCAACTCTTTCAGATTCATGCTCTGTGTCTATGTCAGTAGGTATTCCCAGAGGAGTCTCAATACCCTGACTTTGCAGTGTACCTGTTTCCCAATTCTCATTAgtcaagtgatttaaatcactatgTTCAGATTCCTTACTACCAGGCTGTTGGGCTTCTATGCTATCATCTCCTGATTCTGTTTCCTTTCTCAACTCAATTACATCACTATTTTCAGTGGAAGAAACATTTCCTGAAACATGTTCTGTGTGGCTTTGAATTTGTTCCTCACATCCACTACTTAACATCACTGTTGATGTGACATCATTGTCTTCCATGGTTTTCTCTGCCTCTGTATTTTCATCAGCATGCAATGTCTTTATCTCCGTACACTCCTTTACAATTTCCCGCTCCTCAGACTCCTCTTTGTGTTCCTCATGCTCAGTATTCTGCAAGATTTCTCTTTTCCCCACATCCTCCAAAATCTCATCTTTCATCTCCACTTCATTCGCTCTGCCTAAAAGACCATTGAGAAAGTTGAAGGGACTACACCAAGGGGTGACTACTTAAATTTGTTAAACATGTAACACTTACCTCCCCACTTAAACCCCAAAAGAGAAAATGAATTAAAAGAATCGGTTAATAAAAGATCAGCTTTTGCCAATTACGTGAGGCAAAGCAGCAATTGAATTAGTAAATTCTCTGATCAGTGAACCCCCCCCGCTTTCCCAAAAGCAAGAGTTGTATCTGATTCTGGCATCAGATAAGTTAAAGATTTCTCTAGTTGAAGCTGTATGAAGTACAGCTTTCATAAATGAGATGAACATTTTTCAAGCAGTGCAGTTTATTAATAGTAATGTAACAAAACTCGCAGATTTAAGATTATGAGACAAAGGTagagttttggggttttttgctgcTAACAAGTACAAGCTATATGATCCACAAGTATTCACCATATTTTTAACCCTCACATTGCTCTATACGGTATTATTATTGCCAAGCTGTGTTTGTTTGATGGCATTACAACCAAGTAACTTACCTAATACTCAGCAATATTTTATAGCTATTGACTTAAAAAACGGGCACTATTTTATAAATAAGGGTGTATAATGAGTGTTATGGAAGATGGGATCTGATTGGCAGGCAAATGTTTTGAATACACGGATATCAGACATAAGCCACAAGGTTGAAGCTCAGTTATTTAGCGCTTCTTCCAGCCACTACATCCATCCAAAAGGGACAATATTTCTTTCTCaagtattgtttaaaaatataatttttcttcCAATTTGCAGCACTTTAGGAGCAAAAACGCAGGTGTTAACCAGCACTCAATGTCATGTATTAGCTTTTGTTCCTATGACGTACCTGTTTCCATGGAATCAGAATACGTTAAAACAGACTAGAGAGTTTTAGATATAACTTTAAATGTTCTCAGACcctgtttttgttgtttcaaATTGTTTTCACCTAATGGAATGAGAAAGCTGCCAACAGCTAAATCTGAGAAAACTCCTACTTCTAATTACATGGTTGGCTGCCTGTTGAGATTTGCTAGTATTTcaattcagaaataaaaatagagtATTCCCTCCTCTTCCATGAGCTAATGAGACAGTGGGAAGTTCAATAGCTAATCAGTTCAGATTCTGACTATACAATATAATTGCACCAAGTCAGAATCTTTGCCAACCAGATTCCTCCTTGTCTGAGGACACACACATATAATGTATACTTCCTGTACACATTGCTGAGCATATCATTGTTACAAAATTTCCAGCAATAGAAATTGCTTTATACTTAACAGTACTAGAGATTAAGAATTTAGAACTATGTGAAAATGTCTTGCAACAGCACACTGAACTATTGTTCAGCAGACCTGTATGTTCTCCAATAATATATTCGTTACAGAATTTGTGTGCTAAATTTACATATCAGAATTCAAATGCTCTTATTCTGGTTCTCTCTCAGCTTAATTCTCTGTGttagaaaaaataatcaaagcaACAGTAGGATTGTTGAGGACATTCCTAAATTCAGGTTTTAATATTAAGCTAAATAAGCTGCTACTCATCTTGTATTTATACTTGTGTCACGACCATTTATTTTCTCAGGGTGCAGAATAAAGGGACCATACAATAAAATCTCCTTTTGCAGGTACAGAAAAATGTCATGATATGCTTGAAGTGAAGCGACCATAATCAagaagcagaaaaaggcataGGAGGTGATTCAACAAGCTGCGTGACTGGTTAATTGTCCAAATAATGAATGCTCAATCTTCAAGCAAAAAAGTGAATGAATTATGATTAGACAGATAGAAAAGTCTagtgcagtgatactcagacctcagtggttcaggagccaaattagcaattgGCATTACCTAAAAGAGCCACGGtactgtgaattcattgtttcatttactatagtactattcatatttaagcagtgcaagttgataacttaattggttaatacCACAGTAAAAGCATCCAGCATTTTAATATCGTGTGCTGccaagagccgcaggagacacattaaagagccatttgCGGCTCACAAGCCatagtctgagtatcactgctctagtgGAGTGTCAGCACTTACCTAGTGTCCCATCCCCAGCTGTCTGTAGGGTCTGAGTCGCTCCTGGAGTAATCTTGGTAGAATCTGAATGTGCTTCATTATCGAGACCATCTAAAGCCTCTCCATTGGTGGCTACTTCCAAGTTTGGGATTATTCCGTGTTTCTGTGGATAAGGAAGGAACATTTTAAAGTCTGGTGTTCAAACAATATATTTGGCTGAACATTCTTGTCCCTTTATATTCTGAGCAGTGGTTGCTTCATCACAAAACCAATGAGAATATGCCTCGTTCAAAGTGCTGACAGAACAGATCTGATCACCTTTTTAAAGTAGGTCTGTTGCCCAATATCTGAAATGTTCCTTGGGCAACAGCCCCTCACCTATATTCACTATATTAGGAGTGCCAACTATCACAGAGGAGATAAGTAAAAAGCAAATTCTTGAAATGAATGAGAGCAACATGTACATATGGCTCATCAGTGCTGGATAGCTGGAACCAGCTCTTCTGTTCAGTGCACCAGCAGAGAAACCAGCAACTCATTACTTAATTGCTTTAGCAACAAGAGTTTCTTCTGTTCTTATGGCATACCTTCAGTTGTTCCTTCAGCACAACCACCTCATCTCTGAGGTCATCCCGCTCACTCCTTATGGAATCAAAGAACTCTTTCTGCCTCTCTAACGCCTGAGTGTTCACAGAGCAGACAGACAGAAGGCAGGGAGACAACAAGAAAGGATAAGAGACTATGTAAGGCAAGTTAGAAATAAGAATAAGCAGGTTTCAGATATTCAGAAGTTAATGGAACTGACATGCATGAAAAGGAGAAAATTAACAGATTAAAGGCTAAATTTACAAATTcataaaaaatgtaaatacagtAAATATATGACAATCCAAACATTCAGTTTGGGGAGGTCATAATTAATATTCAACCCGATATCCTGCACTGTGTTGGGATTAGATTTTTCAGTAACTAGATACAATAAGGCAGCTAAGAACAGATTTTTATACTCTTGACTTGGAATTTCCTATAGTActtttgtgtctgtgtgttttttttttaaatcaaaatacattaaagaaaGGGTATGAAAGCTGGTCTGACAGATCTCAGTGGCGTCCATGGAACTTTTGCAGTCTGTCATGGAAATAGTGCGTATACCTCAAGTATGCAGCATGCAATATAAACTTGTATAAAATTCTCAGCTGTAGTGAAACTTTGACCATTTTAAATTGTGGGTTTCAAATTGCCATAAGTCATAGGACAACATCATGGACAAATGACTTGCCAGGTTTCTTTTGTCCACCCAAGAAAAGAGTCTCTCTCACATCTCATCTGCTACTGCCTATACCATATTTCTCTTTAGAGTTAACATTTCGTTTAcactggtggggaaaaaaagaagatttTCATCCCAAGAGTCCAGTGAGCTATAAACAAGCCCACTTTCTCCTTTCCAACAGTGCAGTTATGGTTTAAAAGAGTAAAGGTAATACATTTGAACAGAAAACCAATTCCATTCAGCATTGAAACCACATCATGAATAGCCAGTATTTTACTAAAGGACACTCCCTTTCTTGGTTATACATATCCATGATAGGGTGCACACATTTCACCATGTTATATGAACTCCAGTGAATTTTCAAATCTGGTCAGAAGATAAGCATTTTCTTGGACCTTATCTTTTAAGTTAAAGCCACAACTCTATGTAAAGAGTCTATTAGACAGATTGAGGGTCACGTTGTATAGGGTAATATTTCATTCATGAGGTTTTGCAGGTGCAGAGTCTGCTAAAGAAGCTCAGTGTGAAACTGAGCAAATTTCAGAAGGTGTGCGTGATTCCTACCCCTATTTTTTTGTCTTTCCACTCTATCGTCTCCTGAAGATCAGAAATTTCCCTGATATAGCTCTCCTGTTTCTGTTGCAGCTGTCGGATTTCCTGAGGGGCAGGGGCACACAAAGAGACAGAAAGCAGGTAAAGGGTTAATCAGAAGAAAAACTCAAGATTGTAGTGATGCAAAGAACAATGAAATCAGGTGTTAAGAAAGTACAACAAACTACCTACATGCATCCCAGAGGAAACAGAAAAGCCTTCAAAAGTTGCTACGGATAACATTTCCTGGAGTCAGAAAAGCTTTTTGGATATTCTCTAAGTCAAAATGCAACTGTTTTCCTTCAAAGAGATGAATGCAACTCCTGAAACCTACCCAGCTAGGGACAGCCAACCTCTCACCTTTAGTATGATGACAAACACCTGTCTACTGGAACTATCTTGCTCTGAATCCTTACTGGAGTTTTATGCCATTGTCCTTTTTCTTCCAGTCTCACCACAAGAAGGAGCCCAGAGCATATAATAACTTATTCTGGGAAATTAAAGACAGCATAACATACAAATCCAACTACGAACAGtacttctgaaatatttttgttttcatcagCCCTAACCATTTCAGGGCTAACAGACTGAACCTACAGTACTGCATCAGATGAGAAATCTGGGGCAGGGACTAAGATTCTCCATTCCTGTCTAAGCCTTCTATATTCTAACTGTTAGTTTGGAACACATGAATCAAACAACCACATTAAAGACAACGGAGTAATTACTTACCTCGAGCATTTCTTCTCTTTGCTTCAGGGTCTCCTTGATTTCCGTGAACTGAAACTGCAATATGCTATGAGCATGCTTTTCCCGCTCAAATTCCTGGAGAggcaaggaaatattttttgtcatgcataataataataatacctagagcTGTTCAtacacagatctcaaagtgctttaaacaAGGGTAAGTATCAATATCTCAATTTTAAGCTTGTTTGTCTCTTATGAAGGAAATCTGAGATTGGGACTGGATTATTTCAAACCAAATGCTCAATTTAGACACTGGGCGGTCTGGATTTTGGGGCCAGGGGAATGCACATCATTTACAGCACTCAAGCCCTGCTGACCTCAGAGATAATGACTAGGAATGGAACCTACCTTTTCCAAAAGGTAGAGTACTCCAACTTGGCCAGTTCTTATTGtgaaattttaaaagcaaacagtttCCCAAGAGCTATGCATGATGGAGGACACACTAACCAATATCTCATGAGTCAAAGATTTAGCTCCTGAGAAGTTACCACATAAGCCATAAGGAAATACTCCATAAGGAAATACTAGTTTGCAGGAAAGTTAACTCAGTGAGGCTTATTCCATCACCTCAGTGAGGTGACAATAATTCAAGTCAATagtatattttcaatatttaacCCCATGAATGCCATAATTTGTTTAAGAAGTATGTCTCACACAACTCTCCTATGGCCTTTTGAATTAAGCTTTGTATGTAACCGGGTCCCAGAGGAAACGGGAAAGCCTTCAAAAGTCGCTATGGAGTCAGAAAGGCTTTTTGGATATTCTCTAAGTCAAAATGCAAATGAAATACATAAAGCTATACTGATGAGCTTGTATGTGAAAGAGTCACCATATCCTGAATATTGACTTATAAAATTAAATCTCATATTCATATGCCTACAGATAAAGGCAGAAAAGGCAGCCAAGTTGCTAACGAGTGCTATTCAAAGGGTAGATTTCTATATACTTGATTCATTCcccccttcatttttttttttttttttttttaaagtactgtcTCTtccctgaaaacattttttcaaacaACTTTCAGCTTCTCAAGAAGTGTTCATACTCACTTTGCTTTTCTCTTCATATTGCCTCCTGGATTCTGCCAGCTGTTCTTCTAACTCTAACAATGCATCCTTCAAGGTATCAACTTGGTACATGAAGTTTGTTTTCTCATTGTCTAGTTGAGCATTAGACACCATAGCCTTTTTATATTTCTCTTCAACTTCTGCTAGGGAGTCCTGAAGACAAGAAATATGTAAGTGCAGTGAGAGGTTACTTCAAAGAAAGCACTTTTATACATTGCAAAGTATGTAAGTACATGCTTAGTTGTAGACATGCAAGCAGTCCAACTGAATCAACTGTTAACCATGGGCTTAAGTAACTTTGCTGACTGGGACCCCAAACCTGGGAGAAGAGGTGGCAATATCTGGGCTTTTTGCGGTCTTAAATTAGGACTCTGTAgtatgtttaattaaaaattgcAGTTACTGTACACTACCTTTTGGCTATGCGcgcacttaaaatgctacagcggccCAACTGCAGCATGTTagcttagaccaggggtctcaaactcaaatgaccacgagggccacatgaagACTAGTACATTAgctgagggccgcattactgacacctccccctgccacccttggccccgtccccactccaccccttccatgaggccctgccggaattccaaccccttccctgaaatccccaccccaactctgcccccttcctgcccccagggagggcagcaggggtgtggtgggagctcagggcagggagttggggtgtggtgCAAGAGTggtgtggggtacagcagggggttgggctgcaggagaggtgcggggtacagcaggggttgggctgcaggagtggcgcggggggcgggctccggcccgacatgcaccgggggcagggcaggctgcctgcctgcctgtccccgcACCGCTCTGGGAAGTGgccggaacctgggggaggaggagcaaaggggtctgtgtgttgctgctGTTTCAGGCACCACCCCTAGCagctcgggctggagccgctctaggtaaacgctgggggggcgggaggggcggcGCGCGAGgagccgcgtgtttgagacccctggcttagacactcactacagcaatgggaagggttctcccatcactgcgGTTAGTCCACCTCccaaagaggcagcagcaggtcgacagaagaattcttcgaTTGATGTAGTGGGGttagttaggtcagcatagccaCGCCCCTCAGGGGGGTAGATTTTTCACCCACCTGAGACACCAGCCACGTAATGTCCATTTtcagtgcagaccagcccttTATACTCCATTTTTGGTTAGATTTTTGCTTCAGATGAAGCGTGAAAtaaattttttccccccatgcttACCCCTTCTTTGATTAGACCCCCTTTCTTAACCTGCTTTACTAAGATCAAGTTCCAACTGTCTGGGCAATTCAGATTTATGAACTCAGGCTGAGCATGAGAACAGTTCAGATATAAGAATAGCTGCAGTGTTGGCAAGATAAAACGGTACCATTTGCCATGTCACATTGCAGGTCTAAACCCTCTCCAGGTATACAATTTGAATGAAGACCACCCGAACAGCAACTTTCAAAAGCACAGCAGTGCAAGTATGCAGGCAAGAAACAAAAGAGGTGCCTATACAGAGGTCTTAATTTAAAGCTAGGATCAACAATCCACCAATTCATGAAGTCATATTGCTAGCATTATATGGACCTCCATGATAAATTTTGGATATTTATAATATTCCACTTCTACTAGATCCATAAACATTCCAGGGGGAAATGTGCAGACTTTTAAATCTGAAAAGATGACAAAATACTTAGTTTTCAAATTAATAATCTGTTTTGGCATACTATTAAAGAATAAGGCAATCTGACATTTTAAAGGTACAAGAACTTCTGTCTCATCATTAAATGTGAATCATGTTACTGGTGCATGTTGCAGGTGTACTGTACAAGACAGGAAATTTCAGTTGCTGAAAGGGCAATCAGGAATCAAAGCAGCTACATGATTAATTAAACCCTTAAAATTAGTTGGCACGAAAGCACACACAATTAAGGGTAAATGCAGAATCATAGCAGAACATGGCTAATTTAGTTTTATTAGTATTATCAAATTCTATCCCAACCCTAGACTATCTACCTGTCATTTAATAATTCTAAATTTGAATACAGAGAATAAAACCACTAAAGAAATAGCCTAAATCAGACGGAGGTTTCAAGCTATTCactatttaacacttttattCTGGGAGGGGATGAATTTAGTTTGCTTAAAATGTTCCAGTCTCTTCCTGGCAAATTCTGAAGAAAGTTACTATAGCTGGAAatgaatttttaattaaatatacgTTCCTCATTCTATGCCAAAAGCAAGGTCAGAGGCAGCTGAGCAAAAAGTTGTTGATCTTCGAAGACACAAGCAGACCTGGATAAAAATGCTACAAATGCACTTGAAGGGAACAATATTACAAAAATCTAGTTAACTTATTCTCAAAGGGTAAGGTAGATTAGTTTGCAGaatctaatatatattttattatctaTAAGAGAAAAAAGTTTAGGCTTCATATATCTAAAAGATTCAAAAAAACcacaaactattttttccatttgCAGGTCACCTAAGATGCCAGTAACCGAGTATCTTGTACTACTGAACAGATGAGGAAAAAGTAGGAGAGAAAGTTTGAATTTTAATTAACATTTACGCTAATATATACTGTATTACAGTATCTAGTATGCCAAGTGCCCAGTACACTCATCTTTACATGCCTTCTGTTTTCAAAACGTGAGCCAATGCTGCTGAATACATAGTGTAAAGTGTCAAACTGATACATTTGTTTAGCTGCTACACCAAAATCCTTTTGTGTATTCATGGAATTTGTAGGCgttcctcccctgcagctgctgcgaCAGTTTACCCCATACAATATGGCATTCTACCAGGGCTGCTTGTATAGCATGAGATATGATTGCCTCTCCCTCAGGCACGCATAACTTACCAACTGTTTTACTGGGACGCTCTACTAAGtgccttttaaaatacatttacaatATTTAACTTTGATTTCCCATGGCACTGAACTCCGCAGGTTGGTTACATGCTTAATAATCagcatttacttttattttagatttacCTCAAATTCTGAGTGATTtcctgttcttgtgttatggatatatttaaaaatgagtaACTGATTATTTTTCTATATACTCTAATCTTTATATTACAATTTTTGATGGAGATTTAAATACATTCTCAAGACACCAAAATATAAGACACGCAGTAGTAAAAGTTCTCATTAATGACCTTTTCTACAGAGGTTAATAAATATTTACATGTGCTGATTACCAAGAATTATCCAGAGAAATGATTACTGGTCATCAGAATGGGAAGCATGTTTTCCTCACTGATGAAATGCTTTTAGTTAATTCACACTTCAGCATAAAAGCATGCAGGTTAAATTCGAGTTCTGTCTCTCACTGTGCCTCTCTGAAAGTTTAGTTGATGTTAATATCACATGTTCAGTCTGCAATAAACCAGTACCTTCATTTCTTTCAATCCCTGCATGTATTTGCCTTCTACATCCTGAATCTGGTTCTTTAACTCATTGATATCCTGAGGGAAATGGCAAAAAAAGTGAATGATGTCAAGAAAACTAATGGGCAGTAATCACAGCTGAGTGAGAAGCCGGTGTTCAAAATTCCCATTTACAGACACGTTTCTACTCTAGTTTGAGTTTTCTAAACTTCATTATAAAAAGATGTATAGGCTTTTCACACAATCATCTGTCTTGAACAGATGTATATTCCTGTCCTAATCATTTTGACTGGGAAAATGGGATGTTTCTAGAACaatgatggtcttgtggttaaggaacTAGATTGTGACTCAGGAGCTCTGAATTCCgttttcagctctgccacaggttgtatgacattgggcaagtcccccccccccgccccctctcgttctgcctcagttccctatttgtaaaatgagaatgATATTTCTCTACTAGCACCCAACAgcggtgttgtgaagataaatttatTAATGCATGTGAGGTGCTCACAACTACATCACTTTATGATAAGTTTCAGAGAAAAGTGGGAACATGAGCACCAACAGGACACCCTAGGAAGTGTGGGAAATACCACTGGCAAATGGAATAAAGACATTCATTTTAATTATGAGCTCAATTAAAGCTttacacaatctctctctctcttccccctccttccccttggTCACCTCCTGATGCTAGAACTGCAAAAGAAGTAAAATATTATAATTTGGGGGTGACCAAGGGGCGCGAGAGAGAAAGGGACTGggtttgttttcacttttatagTTTTTAATACCAGATGGAACTATtccaatcatctagtctgatctcctgcataacacaggccatagtgTTTCACCCAAGTCCTCCTACATCG encodes:
- the LRRFIP1 gene encoding leucine-rich repeat flightless-interacting protein 1 isoform X31 translates to MRGPKRRTPKQAPTTAGRAENLQRSHPGRRSRRRSIAATLAPDLGHLLEPALLGQVQCFFINFMYFWQACYFQIFLNHFRACVEERPEKDFEKGARTVSSLSAATLASLGGTSSRRGSGDTSISVDTEASIREIKDINELKNQIQDVEGKYMQGLKEMKDSLAEVEEKYKKAMVSNAQLDNEKTNFMYQVDTLKDALLELEEQLAESRRQYEEKSKEFEREKHAHSILQFQFTEIKETLKQREEMLEEIRQLQQKQESYIREISDLQETIEWKDKKIGALERQKEFFDSIRSERDDLRDEVVVLKEQLKKHGIIPNLEVATNGEALDGLDNEAHSDSTKITPGATQTLQTAGDGTLGRANEVEMKDEILEDVGKREILQNTEHEEHKEESEEREIVKECTEIKTLHADENTEAEKTMEDNDVTSTVMLSSGCEEQIQSHTEHVSGNVSSTENSDVIELRKETESGDDSIEAQQPGSKESEHSDLNHLTNENWETGTLQSQGIETPLGIPTDIDTEHESERVAQEQKVQQEDFTICQREDSIEIFQEALDFVVSSHASASEQSGSPEGARAGTGNEESHVEAHTESLCQAEESTENEVMSSLEKQLDEDEGCIDRTISKVGSGKNESDTAEEENKTGNTVPSQGRKEVDSVEDEGEATCESEVTPDTIVKEQKPDETHTLSTFSKSDLILAEEEGDMQDEAENEKDIAGKGQTKDIGKMEELTGMLDVQPDSENKRVEEEEPVASLDEFAEVKEGVSHQTGQDQDVMKESQSQETILVPCPSDHEIEESNTEMWDESRKGKESRGELMEDERTQVETQTIKCSEEIKNNPIQEKDKTVENEMQKVVKQEEDESRQELTQDVSVIIEENVDDKEASVESSEKLDLPDQQHDRFVSDDSSLQKITKLSQQLSESLEGNTREMEVQNAVLDDACQLSRKERDTKQMGNGNEEDENKGIEEQHELQEVKKQEVVPDIEEDADYLKTQKAELDEKPDEQVEVEGQEEEIVEDDGKKIDVDDELGQILKAPGRHDAEEVNTQTLEEVREKEIVSETAKTEKGEKEETHQSRTQSVENEAMITEGNASIQQEKGKGAEEAGHLQTDASQSAAPEKACDLVEDETGNEKVLDSNDMEKIADGYSSEQELGNVGNTRDESKEDMQASRRGKGRSKEDCMIS
- the LRRFIP1 gene encoding leucine-rich repeat flightless-interacting protein 1 isoform X15, whose amino-acid sequence is MEDSERYSRRSRRNASASDEDERMSVGSRGSLRSDLEYASAYPVAGLENERTKKKNSKATNGYDEDMYGSSQSRKSSRSSNYSGESRKSTKKSSREEKSGSYYCDLGFRNSDFTSKSLPSSQNGNMPSLLYSDVLPARSYRASLHDESIYSGNRRYSASSSRAPSEYSCYLGSGSRASSRASSARASPVVEERPEKDFEKGARTVSSLSAATLASLGGTSSRRGSGDTSISVDTEASIREIKDINELKNQIQDVEGKYMQGLKEMKDSLAEVEEKYKKAMVSNAQLDNEKTNFMYQVDTLKDALLELEEQLAESRRQYEEKSKEFEREKHAHSILQFQFTEIKETLKQREEMLEEIRQLQQKQESYIREISDLQETIEWKDKKIGALERQKEFFDSIRSERDDLRDEVVVLKEQLKKHGIIPNLEVATNGEALDGLDNEAHSDSTKITPGATQTLQTAGDGTLGRANEVEMKDEILEDVGKREILQNTEHEEHKEESEEREIVKECTEIKTLHADENTEAEKTMEDNDVTSTVMLSSGCEEQIQSHTEHVSGNVSSTENSDVIELRKETESGDDSIEAQQPGSKESEHSDLNHLTNENWETGTLQSQGIETPLGIPTDIDTEHESERVAQEQKVQQEDFTICQREDSIEIFQEALDFVVSSHASASEQSGSPEGARAGTGNEESHVEAHTESLCQAEESTENEVMSSLEKQLDEDEGCIDRTISKVGSGKNESDTAEEENKTGNTVPSQGRKEVDSVEDEGEATCESEVTPDTIVKEQKPDETHTLSTFSKSDLILAEEEGDMQDEAENEKDIAGKGQTKDIGKMEELTGMLDVQPDSENKRVEEEEPVASLDEFAEVKEGVSHQTGQDQDVMKESQSQETILVPCPSDHEIEESNTEMWDESRKGKESRGELMEDERTQVETQTIKCSEEIKNNPIQEKDKTVENEMQKVVKQEEDESRQELTQDVSVIIEENVDDKEASVESSEKLDLPDQQHDRFVSDDSSLQKITKLSQQLSESLEGNTREMEVQNAVLDDACQLSRKERDTKQMGNGNEEDENKGIEEQHELQEVKKQEVVPDIEEDADYLKTQKAELDEKPDEQVEVEGQEEEIVEDDGKKIDVDDELGQILKAPGRHDAEEVNTQTLEEVREKEIVSETAKTEKGEKEETHQSRTQSVENEAMITEGNASIQQEKGKGAEEAGHLQTDASQSAAPEKACDLVEDETGNEKVLDSNDMEKIADGYSSEQELGNVGNTRDESKEDMQASRRGKGRSKEDCMIS
- the LRRFIP1 gene encoding leucine-rich repeat flightless-interacting protein 1 isoform X2: MQTEADCFSPEAQKLAEARLAAKRAARAEAREIRMKELERQQKEIYQVQKKYYGLDTKWGDIEQWMEDSERYSRRSRRNASASDEDERMSVGSRGSLRSDLEYASAYPVAGLENERTKKKNSKATNGYDEDMYGSSQSRKSSRSSNYSGESRKSTKKSSREEKSGSYYCDLGFRNSDFTSKSLPSSQNGNMPSLLYSDVLPARSYRASLHDESIYSGNRRYSASSSRAPSEYSCYLGSGSRASSRASSARASPVVEERPEKDFEKGARTVSSLSAATLASLGGTSSRRGSGDTSISVDTEASIREIKDINELKNQIQDVEGKYMQGLKEMKDSLAEVEEKYKKAMVSNAQLDNEKTNFMYQVDTLKDALLELEEQLAESRRQYEEKSKEFEREKHAHSILQFQFTEIKETLKQREEMLEEIRQLQQKQESYIREISDLQETIEWKDKKIGALERQKEFFDSIRSERDDLRDEVVVLKEQLKKHGIIPNLEVATNGEALDGLDNEAHSDSTKITPGATQTLQTAGDGTLGRANEVEMKDEILEDVGKREILQNTEHEEHKEESEEREIVKECTEIKTLHADENTEAEKTMEDNDVTSTVMLSSGCEEQIQSHTEHVSGNVSSTENSDVIELRKETESGDDSIEAQQPGSKESEHSDLNHLTNENWETGTLQSQGIETPLGIPTDIDTEHESERVAQEQKVQQEDFTICQREDSIEIFQEALDFVVSSHASASEQSGSPEGARAGTGNEESHVEAHTESLCQAEESTENEVMSSLEKQLDEDEGCIDRTISKVGSGKNESDTAEEENKTGNTVPSQGRKEVDSVEDEGEATCESEVTPDTIVKEQKPDETHTLSTFSKSDLILAEEEGDMQDEAENEKDIAGKGQTKDIGKMEELTGMLDVQPDSENKRVEEEEPVASLDEFAEVKEGVSHQTGQDQDVMKESQSQETILVPCPSDHEIEESNTEMWDESRKGKESRGELMEDERTQVETQTIKCSEEIKNNPIQEKDKTVENEMQKVVKQEEDESRQELTQDVSVIIEENVDDKEASVESSEKLDLPDQQHDRFVSDDSSLQKITKLSQQLSESLEGNTREMEVQNAVLDDACQLSRKERDTKQMGNGNEEDENKGIEEQHELQEVKKQEVVPDIEEDADYLKTQKAELDEKPDEQVEVEGQEEEIVEDDGKKIDVDDELGQILKAPGRHDAEEVNTQTLEEVREKEIVSETAKTEKGEKEETHQSRTQSVENEAMITEGNASIQQEKGKGAEEAGHLQTDASQSAAPEKACDLVEDETGNEKVLDSNDMEKIADGYSSEQELGNVGNTRDESKEDMQASRRGKGRSKEDCMIS